The following is a genomic window from Citrifermentans bemidjiense Bem.
TAAAAAAAGCCCCGCCGGGAATCCGGCGGGGCTTTTTTGTCTCCGTGTCAGGGTCAGCCGCGGGTGAGCATCTCCTGCCTCATCCCCCGGCCGGTGCCGAGCAGGCGCCTGACCGCCAAGAGCAGGGGGCGCGGCTGGCAAGGCTTGGCGAGGAAGCTCCCCTCGGGCAGAACCGCCCGGCCGGCGTCGACCTCTTCGGGGGGGTAGGCGCTGGTGAAAAGGACCTTGAGGTCGGGGTTGCATTTAGCGATCGCGTCGAAGGCGTCGCGGCCGTTCATCCTCGGCATCACCAGGTCCATGATCACCAGCTTGATCTGGTCCTGGTGGGCCAGGAATTTTTCCAGCGCCTCGCGGCCGTCGGCCGCCTCGATGACGCGGTAGCCGTGCTGCTGCAGCAGTTCGGTCGTCACCCTCCGGACCTCCAGGGCATCTTCGGCCACGAGGATGGTTTCGCAGCCGGCGCAGGGAAGAGGCGCGGCCAGGGGCGCCTGCGCGGGCGCGGAGATCTCCTGCAGCAGGGGGAGATGGATAAGGAAGCAGGCCCCTTCCCCAGGGGTGCTTTCCACCTCTATGAACCCCCCCGTTTTGCTGCACGATCCCCTGGACTATGGCAAGCCCCAGCCCCGTCCCCTGCCCGGTC
Proteins encoded in this region:
- a CDS encoding response regulator; this translates as MTTELLQQHGYRVIEAADGREALEKFLAHQDQIKLVIMDLVMPRMNGRDAFDAIAKCNPDLKVLFTSAYPPEEVDAGRAVLPEGSFLAKPCQPRPLLLAVRRLLGTGRGMRQEMLTRG